A genomic stretch from Corynebacterium terpenotabidum Y-11 includes:
- a CDS encoding class I SAM-dependent methyltransferase gives MTTTPLTPSADPAHPTLQGRLDSYWSGRAADYHAHQVTGERAPLDRALWASVFGEVLGSVRTARGSGPLDILDVGTGSGYLATLLAEAGHRVTGIDHSPGMIAVAQASSSPAHFSLGDAHAPGLPEASVDAVVNRYVLWTLPDPVAAASAWRRALRPGGVVVAVDAAWFPHGVDPEMKVPSADGEDAFARTYDLPTLTSLPLGTAGTADEFAGVFRDAGFADVTVEDLPQVAELDRRFGVAPGHDSRPHFLVTARG, from the coding sequence ATGACGACCACCCCGCTGACCCCGTCCGCTGACCCGGCCCACCCGACGCTGCAAGGTCGGCTCGATTCCTACTGGTCCGGCCGGGCCGCCGACTACCACGCCCATCAGGTCACCGGAGAGCGTGCACCACTCGACCGAGCACTGTGGGCGTCCGTCTTCGGTGAGGTACTGGGTAGTGTCCGCACGGCGAGAGGCTCCGGCCCGCTCGACATCCTCGATGTCGGCACCGGTTCCGGCTACCTGGCGACCCTCCTCGCCGAGGCCGGGCACCGCGTCACCGGCATCGACCACTCCCCCGGGATGATCGCGGTGGCCCAGGCGTCATCCTCTCCGGCGCACTTCTCCCTCGGTGACGCTCACGCCCCGGGGCTCCCCGAGGCCTCGGTGGACGCCGTGGTCAACCGCTATGTGCTGTGGACCCTGCCCGACCCGGTCGCCGCAGCGTCCGCCTGGCGACGGGCCCTGCGTCCTGGCGGCGTGGTCGTCGCCGTGGACGCCGCGTGGTTCCCGCACGGTGTGGACCCGGAGATGAAGGTGCCCTCCGCCGACGGGGAGGACGCCTTCGCGCGGACCTACGACCTGCCGACGTTGACCTCCCTGCCGCTGGGCACGGCCGGAACCGCCGACGAGTTCGCCGGAGTTTTCCGGGACGCCGGATTCGCGGACGTGACGGTGGAGGATCTTCCTCAGGTCGCTGAACTGGACCGGAGGTTCGGGGTGGCGCCGGGGCATGACTCACGCCCGCACTTCCTCGTCACCGCCCGGGGGTGA
- a CDS encoding ABC transporter ATP-binding protein: MITAEDVRVTFGKKTAVDNVSLTVPDTGTLGLVGPNGSGKTTLLRALYGSVPLAGGRVLLGGEDLQEIQRRQIARTIAVVAQERDATSAGVPMSVAELVMLGRLPHQTSASHDREVVTGALDAVGMTALARRDLAELSGGERQRALIARALAQQTAHILLDEPTNHLDIRFQHEILELIAGLPGSVVVLHDLNLAARYCDRIVVLQDGRVAAEGPPDEVLVPEILEPVYHRPVRRIDLDGEITLIYPRIPAREVREAQEAQKATA; encoded by the coding sequence ATGATCACCGCAGAGGACGTCCGCGTCACCTTCGGAAAGAAGACCGCGGTCGACAACGTGTCCCTGACCGTCCCGGACACCGGCACCCTCGGTCTCGTCGGACCGAACGGGTCCGGCAAGACGACACTGCTGCGCGCGTTGTACGGCTCCGTCCCACTCGCCGGCGGACGCGTCCTGCTGGGTGGCGAGGATCTCCAGGAGATCCAGCGCCGGCAGATCGCCCGGACGATCGCCGTCGTCGCCCAGGAGAGGGACGCCACCTCCGCCGGCGTGCCGATGAGCGTCGCGGAACTCGTGATGCTCGGCCGTCTGCCGCACCAGACCTCGGCCTCCCACGACCGCGAGGTCGTCACCGGAGCTCTCGATGCCGTCGGGATGACTGCACTGGCCCGTCGGGATCTCGCCGAGCTCTCCGGCGGGGAGCGCCAACGTGCTCTCATCGCCCGGGCGCTGGCCCAGCAGACTGCCCACATCCTGCTCGACGAACCCACCAACCACCTCGACATCCGCTTCCAGCACGAGATCCTCGAACTCATCGCGGGTCTGCCAGGCTCCGTGGTGGTGCTCCACGACCTGAATCTCGCCGCCCGCTACTGCGACCGGATCGTGGTGCTGCAGGACGGGCGCGTCGCCGCCGAAGGGCCCCCGGATGAGGTCCTGGTCCCGGAGATCCTCGAGCCGGTGTACCACCGCCCGGTACGACGCATCGACCTCGACGGGGAGATCACCCTCATCTATCCCCGCATTCCCGCCCGAGAAGTACGAGAAGCACAAGAAGCACAGAAGGCCACGGCATGA